In Bacteroidia bacterium, one genomic interval encodes:
- a CDS encoding LysM peptidoglycan-binding domain-containing protein — protein sequence MKIKVSLLIATAALSISTTIAQNGFRTIAGKKCQLYKVVAKDTWSGLSRKYHKEIDELKAVNPGINDLKIGQIINIPIENTNDKSESKSDTSAEIKINKPVAAIPVSVKSNNKLHVIEKGETLFGIARKYDVSANDIRKWNHLENDGIKAGQKLIVATTESASLKTEVKKQETTSEPILQPLDDKKLEAKNSEVKNDSKLIAEASNKAIPPSPSPSELEYKPMRTEVKRSSGKSGAVIEVNESGMASWIRDGEINQSKFYALHRNAPPGTIIKVTNRMNGDYVFVKVVGTLPDTGDNDKQILKMSEAAAKRIGAINEKFQVELNYGMTN from the coding sequence ATGAAAATCAAAGTTTCTTTATTAATAGCCACAGCAGCGCTCAGCATTTCAACTACCATTGCACAGAATGGTTTCAGAACAATTGCAGGCAAAAAATGTCAGCTTTATAAGGTTGTAGCTAAAGATACCTGGTCTGGTTTATCCAGAAAATATCATAAAGAAATTGATGAATTAAAAGCAGTTAATCCGGGCATTAACGATTTAAAAATCGGACAAATTATTAATATTCCTATTGAAAACACCAACGATAAAAGTGAAAGTAAGTCTGATACTTCTGCCGAAATAAAAATCAATAAGCCGGTTGCTGCAATTCCTGTTTCCGTAAAAAGTAATAACAAGTTACATGTTATTGAAAAGGGTGAAACACTTTTTGGTATTGCAAGAAAATATGATGTAAGTGCAAACGATATTCGCAAATGGAATCATCTTGAAAATGACGGAATAAAAGCTGGTCAGAAATTAATTGTTGCAACTACGGAGAGTGCTTCATTAAAAACTGAAGTTAAAAAACAGGAGACCACAAGCGAACCTATTCTTCAGCCACTTGATGACAAAAAGTTAGAAGCAAAAAACAGTGAAGTAAAAAACGATTCAAAATTAATTGCAGAGGCTAGTAATAAAGCAATACCTCCATCACCGTCACCCAGTGAGTTGGAGTATAAACCCATGCGCACAGAAGTAAAGCGCAGCAGTGGTAAATCGGGTGCTGTAATTGAGGTAAATGAATCGGGAATGGCTTCGTGGATAAGAGATGGTGAAATAAATCAAAGTAAATTTTATGCCTTACATCGCAATGCTCCTCCCGGCACAATAATTAAAGTCACCAATAGAATGAATGGCGATTATGTTTTTGTGAAAGTTGTTGGTACATTGCCCGACACTGGCGACAATGACAAACAAATTCTTAAAATGTCTGAAGCTGCGGCAAAAAGA